ATCATGTCCTTCATCTGGTTCTTCGTGGCCGGTTTGATGGCACTGTTGATCCGTGCCGAGCTTTTCCACCCAGGCCTGCAGTTCCTGTCGAACGAGCAGTTCAACCAGCTGTTTACCCTTCACGGCACGGTGATGCTCCTCGCCTTCGGCACGCCGATCGTGTGGGGTTTTGCTAACTACGTTCTGCCGCTTCAGATTGGTGCGCCGGACGTGTCGTTCCCGCGCCTGAACGCCTTCGGTTTCTGGATCACCCAGGTCGGTGTCCTCGCGATGCTGGCGGGCTTCCTCACCCCGGGTGGTGCGGCAGACTTCGGCTGGACCATGTACATGCCGCTGGCTGACGCCACCCACACCCCCTCGGTGTCCGCGAACCTCTGGATCGTCGGCGTGGGTGCGACCGGCGTGGGCACCGTCGCCTCCGCCGTGAACATGCTCACCACCGTGCTCACCCTGCGCGCGCCGGGCATGACGATGTTCCGCCTCCCGATCTTCACCTGGACCGTCTTTGTCACGTCGATCATCGCGCTGATGATCTTCCCGTTGCTTCTCGCTGCGGCAATGGGCGTCCTCTACGACCGTCTTTTGGGCGGGCACATTTACGACACGGCTAATGGCGGCGCCATCTTGTGGCAGCACCTGTTCTGGTTCTTCGGCCACCCGGAGGTGTACGTCCTCGCGCTGCCGTTCTTCGGCATCATCTCAGAGATCACCCCGGTGTTCTCGCGCAAGCCCATCTTCGGTTACATCGGCCTCGTCTTCGCCACCCTGGCCATTGCCGGCCTCTCCATGGCGGTGTGGGCGCACCACATGTTCGCCACCGGTGCGATTTTGCTGCCGTTCTTCTCCTTCATGACCTTCCTCATCGCGGTGCCGACGGGCGTGAAGTTCTTCAACTGGGTAGGCACGATGTGGAACGGCCACATCACCTTTGACACCCCGATGCTCTGGGTGATGGGCTTCTTGTTCACCTTCCTCTTTGGTGGCCTGACCGGCATCATGCTGGCCTCCCCGCCGCTGGACTTCCACCTGCACGACTCGTACTTCGTTGTCGCGCACTTCCACTACACGCTGTTCGGCACCGTGGTGTTTTCCGCCATCGCTGGCGTGTACTTCTGGTTCCCGAAGATGACCGGCCGCATGCTGGACGAGCGCCTGGGCAAGATCCACTTCTGGTTCACGTTCATCGGCTTCAACATGACCTTCTTGGTCCAGCACTGGCTGGGCAACATGGGCATGCCCCGCCGCTACGCCGATTACCTGGACACGGACGGGTTCACCATGCTCAACCAGGTGTCGACAATCGGCTCCCTCATCCTGGGTGTCGGCATGCTATTCTTCATCTGGAACGTGTTCAAGTCGTGGCGCTACGGTGAGATCGTCACGGTCGACGACCCGTGGGGTTACGGCAACTCCCTCGAGTGGGCAACGTCGTGCCCGCCGCCGCGCCACAACTTCACCTCGCTGCCGCGCATCCGCTCCGAGCGCCCCGCGTTCGAACTTCACCACCCGCACATGGTGGAGCGCCTGCGCCGCGAGGCCCACACTGGTCACTCTTCCGACTCTCCGGCGACCTGGAAGGGCTCCCAGCACGAGTTCGACCAGTCCGCCAATGAGGGCGAGGCAAAGCAGGACGCCCGCGAAGCTGGGCGGCCGTAGCCACGACTGACAAGCAGGAACCCCTACCGCAACGGTGGGGGTTTTCTGCGTCTGCGGTAGCATCAACCGCTAAAGATCCATGACCAGATCGGAGGGGTCGTGCCCGCGTTTGAAGTGGAGTTGCAAGATGGTCTCAAGCATGCCGTGGTGAGCACCGCAGGGCCTGACCGGCCGGGTGTTTCCGGCGTGTTCTTCGAGGTCCTTGCGCGGCACGGGGTACAGCTTCTCGACGTCTCACAGACGGACTTCCGCGGCCAGCTTAACCTCGCCGCGTTTGTGGGAATGGACCCGCTGCGACTCAGCGACATTGAGCGGGAGCTGCGCGCGAGCCTGTGGGATTTCGCGCAAC
The nucleotide sequence above comes from Corynebacterium capitovis DSM 44611. Encoded proteins:
- the ctaD gene encoding aa3-type cytochrome oxidase subunit I, whose protein sequence is MTAVAPRLDEYVPPTRPKPTGNARKGSRLYSLLTTTDHKVLGIYYIIMSFIWFFVAGLMALLIRAELFHPGLQFLSNEQFNQLFTLHGTVMLLAFGTPIVWGFANYVLPLQIGAPDVSFPRLNAFGFWITQVGVLAMLAGFLTPGGAADFGWTMYMPLADATHTPSVSANLWIVGVGATGVGTVASAVNMLTTVLTLRAPGMTMFRLPIFTWTVFVTSIIALMIFPLLLAAAMGVLYDRLLGGHIYDTANGGAILWQHLFWFFGHPEVYVLALPFFGIISEITPVFSRKPIFGYIGLVFATLAIAGLSMAVWAHHMFATGAILLPFFSFMTFLIAVPTGVKFFNWVGTMWNGHITFDTPMLWVMGFLFTFLFGGLTGIMLASPPLDFHLHDSYFVVAHFHYTLFGTVVFSAIAGVYFWFPKMTGRMLDERLGKIHFWFTFIGFNMTFLVQHWLGNMGMPRRYADYLDTDGFTMLNQVSTIGSLILGVGMLFFIWNVFKSWRYGEIVTVDDPWGYGNSLEWATSCPPPRHNFTSLPRIRSERPAFELHHPHMVERLRREAHTGHSSDSPATWKGSQHEFDQSANEGEAKQDAREAGRP